From Xenopus laevis strain J_2021 chromosome 7L, Xenopus_laevis_v10.1, whole genome shotgun sequence, one genomic window encodes:
- the LOC121395373 gene encoding nucleolar RNA helicase 2-B-like encodes MNISSLKNRHLLSRKEPNAKGVTYLFPIQSKTFHTVYSGKDVVVQARTGTGKTFSFGIPLVERLSEDQQPLARGRAPTDGIDFLVGTPGRIRDLVQNYRLDLTVLKHVVLDEVDMMFDMGFSEQVEEILSVRYKPDPEENPQTLLFSATCPDWMYNVAKKYMRQQYEKVDLVGHRSQKAAITVEHLAIECNRSQKAAVLGDIVQVYSGSHGKTIIFCDSKLQAHELSTNCGSLKQGVCFDVRSENLLSMQESWSDTRRWQFTITIELPAIQESEKSFDGGTEVLEEEGGDLLTEEIIPEIHRAEEEEEDDKAEVEDLEGAVSGSKHPNFFNTPPCSYIFLLKVT; translated from the exons ATGAACATTTCTTCTCTGAAGAACAGACACTTACTGAGCAGGAAAGAACCAAACG CTAAAGGCGTGACCTATCTGTTTCCAATTCAATCCAAAACATTCCACACTGTTTACAGTGGCAAAGATGTTGTGGTCCAGGCCCGTACAGGCACAGGGAAAACATTCTCGTTTGGTATTCCATTAGTGGAGCGGCTAAGTGAAGACCAGCAGCCGTTGGCTAGAGGACGGGCACCTACG GATGGAATTGACTTCTTAGTTGGAACCCCTGGCCGCATAAGAGATCTTGTCCAAAACTACCGCTTGGACCTTACAGTTTTAAAGCACGTGGTACTCGATGAAGTTGACATGATGTTTGATATGGGCTTCTCCGAACAAGTTGAGGAAATATTATCAGTTCGCTACAAACCTG atccTGAAGAAAATCCCCAGACTCTCCTGTTCTCTGCAACATGTCCAGACTGGATGTACAACGTGGCTAAAAAATATATGAgacaacaatatgaaaaagttgacTTAGTTGGACATAGAAGTCAGAAGGCTGCCATCACTGTTGAG CATTTGGCCATTGAGTGCAACAGATCCCAGAAGGCAGCAGTCCTTGGAGATATAGTTCAGGTGTACAGTGGAAGCCACGGAAAAACTATTATCTTTTGTGATTCAAAATTACAAGCTCACGAATTATCCACAAACTGTGGCTCATTAAAACAG ggtGTGTGTTTTGATGTCCGTTCTGAAAACTTGCTGTCAATGCAG GAGAGCTGGTCAGATACAAGGCGGTGGCAATTTACAATCACAATTGAATTACCCGCAATTCAAGAATCTGAGAAAAGCTTTGATGGAGGAACAGAAGTTTTGGAGGAAGAGGGAGGAGACCTTTTGACAGAAGAAATAATTCCAGAAATTCATcgggcagaggaggaggaggaagacgACAAGGCAGAAGTGGAGGATTTAGAAGGGGCCGTTAGTGGCTCCAAACATCCCAACTTTTTTAATACACCGCCATGTTCATATATATTCCTTCTTAAAGTAACTTAA